The Kogia breviceps isolate mKogBre1 chromosome 4, mKogBre1 haplotype 1, whole genome shotgun sequence genome window below encodes:
- the MBLAC2 gene encoding acyl-coenzyme A thioesterase MBLAC2, protein MSALEWYAHKSLGDGVFWIQERFYESGNRANIWLVRGSEQDVVIDTGLGLRSLPEYLYSSGLLQDRRAKEDAACRPLLAVATHVHFDHSGGLYQFDRVAVHHAEAEALARGDNFETVTWLSDSEVVRAPSPGWRARQFRVQAVQPTLILQDGDVINLGDRQLTVMHMPGHSRGSICLHDKDRKILFSGDVVYDGSLIDWLPYSRISDYVGTCERLIELVDRGLVEKVLPGHFNTFGAERLFRLASNYISNAGICHKVSTFAMRSLASLALRVTNSRTSP, encoded by the exons ATGTCTGCGCTCGAGTGGTACGCCCACAAGTCCCTGGGCGACGGCGTCTTCTGGATTCAGGAACGCTTCTATGAGTCTGGCAACCGCGCCAACATCTGGCTGGTGCGCGGCTCCGAGCAGGACGTGGTGATCGACACAGGCCTGGGGCTGCGCAGCCTCCCGGAGTACCTGTACTCCTCCGGCCTCTTGCAGGACCGCAGGGCCAAAGAGGATGCAGCGTGCCGGCCACTGCTGGCTGTGGCCACCCACGTGCACTTCGACCACTCCGGCGGCCTCTACCAGTTCGACCGGGTGGCGGTGCACCACGCCGAGGCCGAGGCGTTGGCTCGCGGGGACAACTTTGAGACCGTGACCTGGCTCTCCGATAGTGAGGTGGTGCGGGCGCCGAGCCCGGGCTGGAGGGCCAGGCAGTTCCGAGTGCAAGCGGTGCAGCCCACCCTCATCCTGCAGGATG gGGATGTGATCAACCTTGGTGACAGACAGCTCACTGTTATGCACATGCCTGGTCATTCTAGGGGCAGTATTTGCTTACATGACAAAGACCGCAAGATTCTCTTCAGTGGAGATGTCGTGTATGATGGATCACTGATTGACTGGCTCCCATACAGCAGGATAAGTGACTATGTTGGAACCTGTGAACGTCTGATAGAATTAGTGGACAGAGGTCTGGTAGAGAAGGTGCTTCCTGGGCACTTCAATACCTTTGGTGCTGAAAGGCTTTTTCGATTGGCTTCTAACTATATTTCAAATGCTGGGATATGTCACAAAGTTTCTACTTTTGCCATGCGATCTCTTGCAAGTTTAGCCCTACGTGTAACAAATTCTAGGACCTCGCCCTAG